One part of the Actinomyces howellii genome encodes these proteins:
- a CDS encoding WecB/TagA/CpsF family glycosyltransferase, with translation MTSIALPVPGPGTTVPQTSPSSPSSPVPSSSRSARCTGRLRKVPAAVLRRPARRAEGPAEPPRAPEAFPEPAEPTQEPEALPVGQEAGRTVATETARDPLVAMARSVACPGTVTTWLNHWSVQHADWRSLERLDVVGVDGTLLQLALAVSGRRLARTSADLVLPTVLSQVLGPGARVALIGGRPGVAQAAAQRLSSTTVVAIDGFEDLAALRADPSCLVDFAPELVVLGLGAGLQDEVAVELHEVLPRAAICTAGGWIDQLAASEQYFPDWVHRMRLGWAWRIAHEPRRLLGRYTVDAVRFLAGFPSIVRRLDSLGGRCTTIGFDLRGR, from the coding sequence ATGACCTCGATCGCCCTGCCCGTCCCGGGCCCAGGAACCACCGTCCCCCAGACCTCCCCCTCGTCCCCCTCGTCCCCGGTCCCCTCGTCCTCGCGGTCCGCCCGCTGCACCGGGCGCCTGCGGAAGGTCCCCGCGGCGGTCCTGCGCCGTCCCGCGCGACGGGCGGAGGGGCCCGCTGAGCCGCCCCGTGCCCCCGAGGCCTTCCCGGAGCCCGCCGAGCCGACCCAGGAGCCCGAGGCCCTCCCGGTCGGGCAGGAGGCGGGCCGGACGGTCGCGACCGAGACCGCCCGTGACCCCCTCGTGGCGATGGCGCGCTCCGTGGCCTGCCCGGGCACGGTGACGACCTGGCTCAACCACTGGTCGGTCCAGCACGCCGACTGGCGCTCGCTCGAGCGCCTCGACGTCGTGGGCGTCGACGGCACCCTCCTCCAGCTCGCGCTGGCCGTCTCGGGCCGGCGCCTGGCCAGGACCTCGGCCGACCTCGTGCTGCCCACCGTCCTGTCCCAGGTCCTGGGACCCGGCGCCCGCGTCGCCCTCATCGGGGGCCGGCCCGGCGTGGCCCAGGCCGCCGCCCAGCGCCTGTCCTCCACGACGGTCGTGGCCATCGACGGCTTCGAGGACCTCGCTGCGCTGCGGGCCGACCCCTCCTGCCTGGTCGACTTCGCCCCCGAGCTCGTCGTCCTCGGCTTGGGAGCGGGCCTGCAGGACGAGGTGGCCGTCGAGCTCCACGAGGTGCTGCCGCGGGCCGCGATCTGCACGGCGGGGGGATGGATCGACCAGCTCGCCGCCTCTGAGCAGTACTTCCCCGACTGGGTCCACCGGATGCGGCTGGGCTGGGCCTGGAGGATCGCCCACGAGCCGCGCAGGCTCCTGGGCCGCTACACCGTCGACGCGGTCCGCTTCCTCGCGGGGTTCCCGAGCATCGTGCGCCGCCTGGACTCGCTGGGCGGCCGGTGCACGACCATCGGCTTCGACCTGCGCGGGCGCTGA
- a CDS encoding metal-dependent transcriptional regulator produces the protein MSELIDTTEMYLKTVYEMEEDGVLPLRARIVERLDHSGPTVSQTVARMERDGLIRVADDRSLELTELGRRRATEVIRKHRLAERLLLDVVGLDRRLVHDEACRWEHVMSEQVEDRLASILSDVSRDPFGNAIPARGAVRPEPDPGEASLERRVREGQGEAAVTRVGEPIQADPGLLAELEDAGIRAGVTVSLRPCAGGVRLVGPDGDPVVLPADLARHLFVLRD, from the coding sequence ATGAGCGAGCTCATCGACACCACGGAGATGTACCTCAAGACCGTCTACGAGATGGAGGAGGACGGCGTGCTTCCGCTGCGCGCGCGCATCGTCGAGCGCCTCGACCACTCGGGCCCGACGGTCTCGCAGACGGTGGCGCGCATGGAGCGCGACGGCCTCATCAGGGTCGCCGACGACCGCTCCCTGGAGCTGACCGAGCTCGGTCGTCGCCGCGCCACGGAGGTCATCCGCAAGCACAGGCTTGCCGAAAGGCTCCTCCTCGACGTCGTCGGGCTCGACCGCCGGCTCGTCCACGACGAGGCCTGTCGCTGGGAGCACGTCATGAGCGAGCAGGTCGAGGACCGGCTCGCCTCGATCCTGTCCGACGTCAGCCGGGACCCCTTCGGCAACGCCATCCCCGCCCGGGGTGCGGTGCGTCCCGAGCCCGACCCCGGTGAGGCGAGCCTCGAGCGCCGGGTGCGCGAGGGGCAGGGGGAGGCCGCCGTCACCCGGGTCGGGGAGCCGATCCAGGCCGACCCCGGGCTCCTGGCCGAGCTCGAGGACGCCGGCATCCGGGCGGGCGTGACCGTCTCGCTGCGTCCGTGTGCGGGGGGCGTGCGTCTCGTCGGGCCCGACGGGGACCCGGTCGTCCTGCCCGCCGACCTCGCCCGCCATCTCTTCGTGCTGCGCGACTAG
- a CDS encoding C40 family peptidase, whose amino-acid sequence MTTRVKARHRKAARPLTPLSNAGPAARRGLVVAASSGLALTMIASGASAAGESTQVGESAGALGESGVGTLATDAREAVVTNAAITTSADAQHQADVVEGGEVTAVAPVIEEPEPVVEEAVETTTATEETAADTSEATEVAEDTTEATTASAAANSSASSIAGLAMNYVGSAYVYGAGGPTAFDCSGLVSYVYAAFGYSLPHSSGAIRSAGTAISASEAQPGDVIWWPGHVAIYMGDGMMVSAESEAVGVRYMPVRSGGTYLRF is encoded by the coding sequence TTGACTACTCGTGTCAAGGCCCGCCACCGCAAGGCCGCCCGTCCGCTGACCCCCCTGTCGAACGCCGGACCCGCCGCACGCCGTGGCCTGGTCGTCGCCGCCTCCTCTGGTCTGGCCCTCACGATGATCGCCTCGGGCGCTTCCGCCGCGGGCGAGAGCACCCAGGTCGGGGAGTCCGCCGGCGCACTCGGTGAGAGCGGTGTCGGCACTCTGGCCACCGACGCCCGCGAGGCCGTGGTCACCAACGCCGCGATCACGACCAGCGCCGACGCCCAGCACCAGGCCGACGTCGTCGAGGGCGGCGAGGTCACCGCCGTGGCCCCCGTCATCGAGGAGCCCGAGCCCGTCGTCGAGGAGGCGGTCGAGACGACGACCGCCACCGAGGAGACCGCCGCGGACACCTCCGAGGCGACCGAGGTCGCCGAGGACACGACCGAGGCGACCACCGCCTCCGCCGCCGCCAACAGCTCGGCCTCCTCCATCGCCGGCCTGGCGATGAACTACGTCGGCTCCGCCTACGTCTACGGCGCCGGCGGCCCCACCGCCTTCGACTGCTCGGGCCTCGTGTCCTACGTCTATGCCGCATTCGGCTACTCCCTGCCGCACTCCTCGGGTGCCATCCGCAGCGCCGGGACGGCGATCTCGGCCTCCGAGGCCCAGCCCGGCGACGTCATCTGGTGGCCCGGTCACGTGGCCATCTACATGGGCGACGGCATGATGGTCTCGGCCGAGAGCGAGGCCGTGGGCGTGCGCTACATGCCGGTGCGCTCCGGCGGGACCTACCTGCGCTTCTGA
- a CDS encoding C40 family peptidase: MTTTTKARHRKASRPVTPLTSAAPAARRGLAVAASSGLALTMIASGASAANSTEVAASAGSLEAAGTGALAADARAAITTNAAVTVASDVTVPADLADAGEVTVQAPVVVEPETTTEATTETAEAAQDEATAEEAVADDTTQASTTTTSAAASAPAPAASGSSIVSIAMQYVGRPYVSGATGPNAFDCSGLVQYVYAQAGISLPRTSYAQGSAGTMVSAAEAQPGDIVYYGYHVGIYAGNGMMIDAGTTSTGVVYRQIWGNPIGYIRVG; this comes from the coding sequence ATGACTACTACCACCAAGGCTCGTCACCGCAAGGCGTCCCGACCTGTGACCCCGCTGACGAGCGCTGCGCCTGCGGCGCGCCGCGGCCTCGCCGTCGCTGCCTCCTCCGGTCTGGCCCTGACCATGATCGCCTCGGGCGCCTCGGCGGCCAACAGCACCGAGGTCGCCGCATCCGCGGGTTCCCTTGAGGCCGCCGGCACCGGCGCGCTGGCCGCTGACGCCCGCGCCGCCATCACGACCAACGCGGCCGTCACGGTCGCCTCCGACGTCACCGTCCCGGCCGACCTCGCCGACGCCGGTGAGGTCACCGTCCAGGCCCCGGTCGTCGTCGAGCCGGAGACCACCACCGAGGCGACCACCGAGACCGCCGAGGCCGCGCAGGATGAGGCCACCGCTGAGGAGGCGGTCGCCGACGACACGACGCAGGCCTCGACGACGACCACCTCCGCCGCCGCCTCGGCACCCGCCCCGGCCGCCAGCGGCTCGTCCATCGTCTCCATCGCCATGCAGTACGTGGGTCGGCCCTACGTCTCGGGCGCCACCGGCCCCAACGCCTTCGACTGCTCCGGGCTCGTCCAGTACGTGTACGCCCAGGCGGGGATCTCCCTGCCGCGCACCTCCTACGCCCAGGGCTCGGCCGGGACGATGGTGTCCGCCGCCGAGGCCCAGCCGGGGGACATCGTCTACTACGGCTACCACGTGGGCATCTACGCCGGCAACGGCATGATGATCGACGCCGGCACGACCTCGACGGGCGTCGTCTACCGTCAGATCTGGGGCAACCCGATCGGCTACATCCGGGTCGGCTGA
- a CDS encoding universal stress protein encodes MAEDKVILVGVDGSPESLGAVDWAVDRAAQDGSRVHVLCAYSLPSFTTASLDGGYAALDDSAIRAGAEAVVNEAVGRAQGRDVTVTSSLETGDPAGVLVDLSDAATMTVVGTRGGGGFADRLLGTVSSALPAHGRCPTVVVPRHTEGAAYTPVKRIVVGVDGSESAHKALQWAVSEAEVWGAELTAIAAVPMASGAGALAWLPAAVDREQVLADVRSGLDRTVSQALEGHSGVVVRRHALDGNAAELMAEFSTAVDLVVVGSRGRGGFTGLLLGSTSQGVLSHASCPVMVVPSRHKDDKRRSSRNIATPWGRA; translated from the coding sequence ATGGCGGAAGACAAGGTCATCCTCGTCGGAGTGGACGGATCACCGGAGTCCCTCGGGGCTGTGGACTGGGCGGTGGACCGTGCCGCACAGGACGGCTCGCGGGTCCACGTCCTGTGCGCCTACTCCCTCCCGTCCTTCACGACCGCCTCCCTCGACGGCGGGTACGCGGCACTGGACGACTCCGCGATCCGTGCGGGCGCGGAGGCGGTGGTCAACGAGGCGGTCGGTCGCGCCCAGGGCAGGGACGTCACGGTGACGAGCTCCTTGGAGACCGGCGACCCCGCGGGTGTCCTCGTCGACCTGTCCGACGCCGCGACGATGACGGTCGTCGGCACCCGGGGAGGTGGCGGCTTCGCCGACCGGCTCCTGGGCACCGTGTCCTCGGCGCTGCCGGCCCACGGCCGCTGCCCGACCGTCGTCGTGCCGCGTCACACCGAGGGAGCCGCCTACACCCCGGTCAAGCGGATCGTCGTGGGAGTGGACGGCTCGGAGTCGGCGCACAAGGCCCTCCAGTGGGCCGTGAGCGAGGCCGAGGTCTGGGGCGCGGAGCTGACGGCCATCGCCGCGGTGCCGATGGCCTCGGGCGCCGGGGCCCTGGCGTGGCTTCCCGCGGCGGTCGACCGTGAGCAGGTCTTGGCTGACGTCCGCTCGGGCCTGGACCGCACCGTGTCCCAGGCACTCGAGGGTCACTCGGGGGTCGTCGTGCGACGCCACGCACTGGACGGAAACGCCGCCGAGCTCATGGCCGAGTTCTCCACCGCCGTCGACCTCGTCGTCGTCGGCTCCCGGGGCCGCGGCGGGTTCACCGGGCTGCTCCTGGGATCGACCAGCCAGGGCGTGCTCTCCCACGCCTCGTGCCCGGTCATGGTCGTCCCCTCCCGGCACAAGGACGACAAGCGCCGCTCCTCGCGCAACATCGCCACCCCCTGGGGCCGGGCCTGA
- a CDS encoding DNA helicase → MTPSLFSFGRSRRKAGPSPKETGGVAAPSEPAPPVEEVEVPALDSDGVPVPDAERSARVDAALETWREELADLGGVASLDAFTHIDGVVDLTAAHPSGLAQLYAGRPTHLSSLVRERSALSTARLGLRAVAGRTDLLARQFGVAPVYLAIGVATWTEQTPSNDPGRLGEPAAVTEPVPAQGPLELAEDAGAPVAPGEPGEEGAEQQAPGLAPMGAGARLLPISVPPAAPGVVRSVNAPVLLRPVRLSSASTDATLTLDPSIEVNPVLTRALRTYGSTADVEALARASLTDQGFTPRAALARIAALGREYLPGFEMHEQLVVGAFVHPGQALVEDFDATAERARASALVAALAGDPTARAALDVTLPAPVGQDRSPELERGAGDLDPAQLDAIEAVGSGASFLLDAPPGSDVAATLAAIAADAAASGRTVLHVPATSADGHAVAEALEELGLGSMVLDLTEDAAWRRHAAEGIKEALGATPVDLDVTAIVDMRELLVSVRTRLARYISALHEPRQPWGVSAYDALQELADLTSGRVRARTSARVEPGRLERLDDAGRQRAAELLHRAHRLGLLTPEAGASAWKGITVTDIDEATDTIARLVRLADELLPTIEAHADEVTASTGITRAVTLEDWCVQLEMLDGVRDSLDVFVPEVFERSAADMVIATATKRWREERGVEMGASTRRRFVKQAKDLVRPGREVADLHGELVKVQRHREVWRRFDPDGGWPRLPQGLDAMERTAARARSAVAELQPVLGRADNAPDLATMPLPELLELARALADDDETAQNLPEVNRVMDELADLGLEALVEDLARRRIAPDQIDDELTYCWWSSLLAQVLRQDADMGGLDAAALSELSASLRDLDAAQSDSLPGPVSQACARRVRTAVQKDKDQARSLYIALSREDGVPLREIIAAHPVALVAKPVWIVPPTLVPQVLAPEAVVDLAVLDASGHMPVAQVLPAFVRAEQVLVVGDPRRAHHGLAAELGPLLPRVTLPTGRNNLDPHIAAFLAANGYEGVVEPIPTPPGETRMSLEVIDGRGMPAPGQAAVESVPAEVDRVVDLVIDHALSRPEESLGVIALNTRHADEIRRAVATAVAGSPALEDFFAAGVTEPFVVVDLADARSLRRDHVIISVGYAKTPHGRTIHSFGAVSEEGGMVGLVEALATSRGRTHIVSCLGPQDIDPERLRAPGARLLHEVLLRASGGDPWTPEAHDESVPDRLLVDLAEHLWRRGLVVVPRYGHEGGPRIPLAIGHPDCPGELLVAVLTDDAQYVAEQSLRRRDRHWVERLQRRGWRVHTAYSAGVFVDPEAEARQIEELVLAVLTARAQAAAPQAAPRPARIEAVSAPEPAPRASLPAAGPERAPRPPIAQGLPLQAYSDDQLDELVAWIRTDGVERSAEEEVEELRTTLVLHRRGAGIDAVLANAVRRTR, encoded by the coding sequence ATGACGCCATCACTGTTCTCATTCGGCCGCAGCCGACGCAAGGCAGGCCCGTCGCCGAAGGAGACCGGTGGCGTCGCCGCGCCCAGCGAGCCGGCCCCGCCTGTTGAGGAGGTCGAGGTCCCCGCCCTCGACAGCGACGGGGTCCCGGTGCCCGACGCCGAGCGCAGCGCCCGCGTCGACGCCGCCCTGGAGACCTGGCGCGAGGAGCTGGCCGACCTGGGGGGCGTGGCCAGCCTCGACGCCTTCACCCACATCGACGGCGTCGTCGACCTCACCGCCGCCCACCCCTCGGGTCTCGCCCAGCTCTACGCGGGGCGCCCCACCCACCTCAGCTCCCTGGTCAGGGAGCGCTCGGCACTGAGCACGGCGCGCCTGGGCCTGCGCGCGGTGGCGGGCCGCACCGACCTGCTCGCCCGCCAGTTCGGGGTCGCACCGGTCTACCTGGCCATCGGGGTGGCGACCTGGACCGAGCAGACCCCCTCGAACGACCCCGGTCGGCTCGGCGAGCCTGCCGCGGTCACCGAGCCGGTGCCCGCCCAGGGGCCGCTCGAGCTGGCTGAGGACGCCGGGGCGCCCGTGGCACCCGGTGAGCCCGGGGAGGAGGGCGCCGAGCAGCAGGCGCCGGGCCTGGCCCCGATGGGGGCCGGCGCCCGTCTCCTTCCCATCTCCGTGCCGCCGGCCGCGCCCGGGGTCGTGCGATCCGTCAACGCCCCGGTGCTTCTGCGCCCTGTTCGGCTGTCGAGCGCGAGCACCGACGCGACCTTGACCCTCGACCCGTCCATCGAGGTCAACCCCGTGCTCACCCGGGCGCTGCGCACCTACGGGTCGACCGCCGACGTCGAGGCCCTGGCACGGGCCTCCCTGACGGACCAGGGGTTCACCCCCCGGGCGGCGCTGGCCAGGATCGCGGCCCTGGGCCGGGAGTACCTGCCCGGTTTCGAGATGCACGAGCAGCTCGTCGTCGGCGCCTTCGTCCACCCCGGCCAGGCCCTCGTCGAGGACTTCGACGCCACCGCCGAGCGGGCGCGTGCCTCGGCGCTCGTCGCCGCCCTGGCGGGTGACCCGACGGCCCGCGCCGCACTCGACGTCACCCTGCCCGCCCCCGTGGGACAGGACCGGTCCCCCGAGCTCGAGCGAGGAGCGGGCGACCTCGACCCCGCCCAGCTCGACGCGATCGAGGCGGTCGGCTCGGGCGCCTCCTTCCTGCTCGACGCGCCCCCCGGGTCGGATGTCGCCGCCACCCTGGCGGCGATCGCCGCGGACGCAGCCGCCTCGGGACGAACCGTCCTGCACGTGCCCGCCACGAGCGCCGACGGGCACGCCGTGGCCGAGGCCCTCGAGGAGCTGGGGCTGGGGAGCATGGTCCTCGACCTGACCGAGGACGCCGCCTGGCGCCGTCACGCCGCCGAGGGGATCAAGGAGGCGCTGGGAGCCACCCCCGTCGACCTCGACGTCACGGCCATCGTCGACATGCGCGAGCTCCTCGTCTCGGTGCGCACGCGCCTGGCCCGGTACATCTCGGCGCTCCACGAGCCCCGTCAGCCGTGGGGGGTCTCGGCCTACGACGCCCTCCAGGAGCTGGCGGACCTCACCTCCGGCCGGGTACGGGCACGCACCTCAGCCCGGGTCGAGCCCGGTCGCCTCGAGCGCCTCGACGACGCCGGCCGGCAGCGGGCGGCCGAGCTGCTCCACCGGGCCCACCGTCTGGGGCTGCTCACCCCCGAGGCCGGCGCCTCGGCCTGGAAGGGCATCACGGTCACCGACATCGACGAGGCCACCGACACGATCGCCCGCCTCGTGCGCCTGGCCGACGAGCTGCTGCCCACGATCGAGGCGCACGCCGACGAGGTCACCGCCTCCACGGGCATCACCCGGGCCGTCACGCTCGAGGACTGGTGCGTCCAGCTCGAGATGCTCGACGGCGTGCGCGACTCCCTCGACGTCTTCGTCCCCGAGGTCTTCGAGCGCTCGGCAGCCGACATGGTCATCGCCACCGCCACGAAGCGGTGGCGTGAGGAGCGCGGCGTCGAGATGGGCGCCTCGACCCGACGCCGCTTCGTCAAGCAGGCCAAGGACCTCGTGCGCCCGGGCCGGGAGGTCGCCGACCTGCACGGCGAGCTCGTCAAGGTGCAGCGCCACCGCGAGGTGTGGCGCCGCTTCGACCCCGACGGCGGATGGCCGCGCCTGCCCCAGGGACTTGACGCCATGGAGCGCACCGCCGCACGTGCCCGCAGCGCGGTCGCCGAGCTGCAGCCTGTCCTGGGCCGGGCCGACAACGCCCCCGACCTGGCGACGATGCCCCTGCCCGAGCTCCTCGAGCTCGCCCGGGCCCTGGCCGACGACGACGAGACGGCCCAGAACCTCCCCGAGGTCAACCGCGTCATGGACGAGCTGGCAGACCTGGGCCTGGAGGCGCTTGTCGAGGACCTGGCCCGACGGCGCATCGCCCCCGACCAGATCGACGACGAGCTCACCTACTGCTGGTGGTCCTCCCTCCTGGCACAGGTCCTCAGGCAGGACGCTGACATGGGGGGACTGGACGCGGCGGCCCTGTCCGAGCTGTCGGCCTCCCTGCGCGACCTCGACGCCGCCCAGTCCGACTCACTGCCCGGGCCGGTCTCCCAGGCCTGCGCGCGCCGGGTGCGCACAGCCGTCCAGAAGGACAAGGACCAGGCCCGCTCGCTCTACATCGCCCTGAGCAGGGAGGACGGGGTGCCCCTGCGCGAGATCATCGCCGCCCATCCCGTGGCCCTCGTCGCCAAGCCGGTGTGGATCGTTCCCCCCACGCTCGTGCCGCAGGTGCTGGCCCCCGAGGCGGTGGTCGACCTGGCGGTCCTGGACGCCAGCGGGCACATGCCGGTCGCCCAGGTCCTGCCGGCCTTCGTGCGTGCCGAGCAGGTGCTCGTCGTGGGCGACCCGCGCCGAGCCCACCACGGCCTGGCCGCCGAGCTCGGCCCCCTGCTGCCGCGCGTCACCCTGCCCACGGGGCGCAACAACCTCGACCCGCACATCGCCGCCTTCCTCGCCGCCAACGGCTACGAGGGGGTCGTCGAGCCGATCCCCACCCCTCCGGGGGAGACCCGCATGAGCCTCGAGGTCATCGACGGGCGCGGGATGCCCGCACCAGGGCAGGCGGCCGTCGAGTCGGTGCCCGCCGAGGTCGACCGGGTCGTCGACCTCGTCATCGACCACGCCCTGAGCCGTCCCGAGGAGTCCTTGGGCGTCATCGCCCTCAACACCCGGCACGCCGACGAGATCCGCCGGGCCGTCGCCACCGCCGTGGCCGGGTCCCCGGCTCTCGAGGACTTCTTCGCCGCCGGCGTCACCGAGCCCTTCGTCGTGGTCGACCTCGCCGACGCGCGCTCCCTGCGCCGCGACCACGTCATCATCTCGGTGGGCTACGCCAAGACCCCTCACGGTCGCACGATCCACAGCTTCGGTGCGGTCTCCGAGGAGGGGGGCATGGTCGGCCTCGTCGAGGCCCTGGCCACCTCCCGGGGGCGCACCCACATCGTGTCCTGCCTCGGCCCCCAGGACATCGACCCCGAGCGCCTGCGCGCACCCGGGGCCCGCCTGCTGCACGAGGTGCTCCTCCGCGCCTCGGGGGGCGACCCGTGGACGCCCGAGGCCCATGACGAGTCGGTCCCCGACAGGCTGCTCGTCGACCTCGCCGAGCACCTGTGGCGCCGCGGCCTGGTCGTCGTCCCGCGCTACGGGCACGAGGGCGGGCCACGGATCCCGCTGGCCATCGGCCACCCCGACTGCCCGGGGGAGCTGCTCGTCGCCGTGCTCACCGACGACGCGCAGTACGTCGCCGAGCAGAGCCTGCGCCGCCGCGACCGCCACTGGGTCGAGCGGCTCCAGCGCCGGGGCTGGCGCGTGCACACGGCCTACTCCGCCGGGGTCTTCGTCGACCCCGAGGCCGAGGCCCGCCAGATCGAGGAGCTCGTGCTGGCGGTGCTCACCGCCAGGGCGCAGGCCGCCGCCCCGCAGGCCGCCCCGCGTCCCGCACGAATCGAGGCGGTGAGCGCCCCCGAGCCCGCCCCCCGGGCCTCGCTGCCCGCCGCCGGGCCTGAGCGCGCGCCGCGTCCGCCGATCGCCCAGGGCCTTCCGCTCCAGGCCTACTCCGACGACCAGCTCGACGAGCTCGTCGCGTGGATCCGCACTGACGGGGTCGAGCGCAGCGCCGAGGAGGAGGTCGAGGAGCTGCGCACGACCCTCGTGCTCCACCGCCGCGGGGCGGGGATCGACGCGGTGCTGGCCAACGCCGTGCGCCGGACCCGATGA
- a CDS encoding transcriptional regulator: protein MAYSPQDLERLARGEPPESAELDERRRSRDALAGRLGDTEDTGPEGPSNDERLLREVPPHWA from the coding sequence GTGGCCTATTCCCCTCAGGACCTGGAGCGCCTCGCCCGGGGCGAGCCCCCTGAGTCCGCCGAGCTCGATGAGCGCCGCAGGTCCCGTGACGCGCTGGCGGGCAGGCTGGGGGACACCGAGGACACCGGTCCCGAGGGACCCTCCAACGACGAGCGTCTCCTGCGGGAGGTCCCCCCGCACTGGGCCTAG
- the mscL gene encoding large conductance mechanosensitive channel protein MscL, with the protein MIKGFKEFIAQGNALELAVAVIIGAAFKPIVDSITKVILDIVGQIVGSPNFDSIGQFRIKETADYIQPGTILTAAINFLLVALAVYFCIVLPMNKLRERTKKAEAEAPAEPTDVELLTEIRDLLAKN; encoded by the coding sequence ATGATCAAGGGATTCAAGGAGTTCATCGCGCAGGGCAACGCCCTGGAGCTGGCCGTCGCCGTCATCATCGGTGCGGCCTTCAAGCCGATCGTCGACTCGATCACGAAGGTGATCCTCGACATCGTCGGCCAGATCGTCGGCTCCCCGAACTTCGACTCCATCGGCCAGTTCCGCATCAAGGAGACGGCCGACTACATCCAGCCCGGCACGATCCTCACCGCGGCCATCAACTTCCTCCTCGTGGCCCTGGCCGTCTACTTCTGCATCGTGCTGCCGATGAACAAGCTGCGCGAGCGCACGAAGAAGGCCGAGGCCGAGGCCCCCGCCGAGCCCACCGACGTCGAGCTCCTCACCGAGATCCGCGACCTGCTCGCCAAGAACTGA
- a CDS encoding SAF domain-containing protein — MTRTTRTTRTIQAPEAGPVPAGPPRRPSLILWRHRHLVVAACVGASVVTGLAVLRPQAPEGREVLVVARPVSAGAVLSEHDLETRRVPVSALPQGDLPGQEVVGTRAAIALEEGTVLTASMTSAALTVGLSPTERLVQVPVDVGAELAQPGARVDLIAQSGATGTWGPGAGDPAEAVVCAGARVVLVQVDDEEGTWTMSAPGTKVTLVTLAVPAAHATLVVGAATNGALGIVLSP; from the coding sequence ATGACACGCACGACACGCACAACGCGCACGATCCAGGCGCCGGAGGCCGGCCCGGTGCCGGCCGGGCCGCCCCGGCGCCCCTCCCTCATCCTGTGGCGCCACCGCCACCTCGTCGTCGCCGCCTGCGTCGGGGCATCCGTCGTCACGGGACTGGCCGTCCTGCGCCCCCAGGCCCCGGAGGGCAGGGAGGTGCTCGTCGTGGCCCGGCCGGTCTCGGCCGGTGCGGTCCTCAGCGAGCACGACCTGGAGACCCGGCGCGTTCCCGTGTCCGCGCTGCCGCAGGGGGATCTTCCGGGCCAGGAGGTCGTCGGCACGCGGGCGGCCATCGCCCTGGAGGAGGGGACCGTGCTCACCGCCTCGATGACGAGCGCCGCTCTGACCGTGGGCCTGTCCCCCACCGAGCGCCTCGTCCAGGTCCCGGTCGACGTCGGTGCCGAGCTCGCTCAGCCCGGGGCCCGGGTCGACCTCATCGCCCAGTCCGGCGCGACGGGCACCTGGGGCCCTGGGGCGGGGGACCCCGCTGAGGCAGTCGTGTGCGCCGGCGCCAGGGTGGTGCTCGTCCAGGTCGACGACGAGGAGGGCACCTGGACGATGAGCGCACCCGGGACAAAGGTCACACTTGTCACGCTTGCCGTGCCGGCGGCGCACGCTACGCTTGTGGTTGGTGCGGCCACGAACGGGGCTCTCGGGATCGTCCTGAGCCCATGA
- a CDS encoding helix-turn-helix transcriptional regulator, translating to MRRAERLHALSEALRRSGHRGRTAAQLAQELEVSVRTIKRDLAALEASGLPLWSRPGPGGGYGMLNSGTLPPVTLTDAQALSLLAAVAAAPDAPYSDLAAAAVGKIMDVLDPGTRARVDQLATRVWVNRAPGSLRSTRSACEQAMVEQRVLRIEYVDAHGVASTRDVEPILFANTHGTWYLVGWCRLREAVRWFTIHRIQRASVTREECTGHTVDEIGTPPATATSVRPMGR from the coding sequence ATGAGGCGAGCAGAGCGCCTCCACGCGTTGTCCGAGGCCCTCCGACGCAGCGGTCACCGCGGGCGCACCGCCGCGCAGCTGGCGCAGGAGCTCGAGGTCTCCGTGCGGACCATCAAGCGCGACCTGGCGGCCCTCGAGGCCTCCGGCCTTCCGCTCTGGTCGCGTCCGGGGCCCGGCGGCGGGTACGGGATGCTCAACAGCGGGACGCTGCCGCCCGTCACCCTGACCGACGCCCAAGCCCTCTCTCTCCTCGCCGCAGTGGCGGCCGCCCCCGATGCCCCCTACTCCGACCTCGCCGCCGCTGCTGTCGGCAAGATCATGGACGTCCTGGACCCCGGCACTCGGGCACGTGTCGACCAGCTGGCCACTCGCGTGTGGGTCAACCGGGCGCCGGGGTCACTGCGATCCACCCGATCTGCGTGCGAGCAGGCGATGGTCGAGCAACGCGTCCTGCGCATCGAGTACGTCGACGCCCACGGCGTGGCCAGCACCCGCGACGTGGAGCCGATCCTGTTCGCCAACACCCACGGCACCTGGTACCTCGTCGGCTGGTGCCGGTTACGTGAGGCCGTCCGCTGGTTCACGATCCACAGGATCCAGCGCGCCAGCGTCACCCGCGAGGAGTGCACGGGGCACACCGTCGACGAGATCGGCACACCCCCCGCCACGGCCACGAGTGTCCGGCCGATGGGCCGATGA